From Drosophila yakuba strain Tai18E2 chromosome 2L, Prin_Dyak_Tai18E2_2.1, whole genome shotgun sequence, one genomic window encodes:
- the LOC6528205 gene encoding multiple epidermal growth factor-like domains protein 10 — MKYIWALILVLGSVAANDQRGNYCERNETIRATVPVTKQRVIVKQPSKWKIWKKTEKITEDYVSEEEQVTHRLVRECCPGYLEVESGLCEPICTRGCPAHASCAAPDRCECISGYVSARNHQDGSHYCEPICQTPCPTGAQCVAPNTCACGDGYTQLQPTDDGVSGGCAPVCRVGDGCANGKCIDVDRCSCNSGYRWDKAEERCTELSAESISEELDTTEENTEVLSTSSTAAFTATHCPDDFVLFRGECREKQFASNEVGCLKSGCGPHQTCLDSGVCQCSDGYVPEESGDATGVLSCRRTLLDQILGLNEATDDEDELNPWTIPIIGVASGFLFVLLIVGLLGGRRYRQERAALANKEMECQYSQKTVDVDEWVP; from the coding sequence atgaaatacatttgGGCCCTGATTCTGGTGCTCGGATCCGTGGCAGCGAACGATCAGCGTGGTAATTACTGTGAAAGGAACGAGACGATTCGAGCCACAGTACCAGTGACCAAGCAGCGGGTCATCGTGAAGCAGCCCTCCAAGTGGAAGATCTGGAAGAAGACGGAGAAGATCACCGAGGACTACGTTTCCGAGGAGGAACAAGTCACCCACCGGCTGGTCAGGGAGTGCTGCCCCGGCTACTTGGAGGTGGAATCCGGCCTGTGTGAGCCCATCTGCACTAGGGGCTGTCCAGCCCACGCCAGTTGTGCCGCTCCAGATCGCTGTGAGTGCATTTCCGGCTACGTGTCGGCCAGAAATCACCAGGACGGCAGCCACTACTGCGAACCCATCTGCCAAACGCCATGTCCAACGGGAGCTCAGTGCGTGGCTCCCAACACCTGCGCCTGCGGCGACGGGTACACCCAACTGCAGCCAACTGACGATGGGGTGAGCGGTGGATGTGCCCCAGTTTGCCGGGTGGGCGATGGCTGTGCCAATGGCAAGTGCATCGATGTGGACCGCTGTTCCTGCAACTCCGGTTATCGGTGGGATAAGGCCGAGGAGCGGTGCACCGAGCTGAGTGCAGAGTCAATCTCTGAGGAACTGGACACCACCGAGGAGAACACTGAGGTCCTGAGCACCAGTTCAACAGCCGCTTTCACGGCCACTCACTGTCCCGATGACTTCGTCCTTTTCCGCGGCGAATGCCGCGAGAAGCAATTCGCCAGCAATGAAGTGGGATGCCTAAAATCCGGCTGTGGCCCGCATCAAACATGTCTGGACTCCGGCGTATGTCAATGCTCGGATGGTTATGTGCCGGAGGAGAGTGGGGATGCAACTGGAGTGCTCAGCTGCCGGCGCACTTTGCTCGACCAGATTCTTGGGCTGAACGAGGCCACCGACGATGAGGATGAGCTGAATCCCTGGACCATTCCCATCATTGGGGTTGCCAGTGGATTCCTTTTCGTTCTGCTCATTGTGGGTCTCCTGGGAGGTAGACGATATCGCCAGGAGCGGGCTGCGTTGGCCAACAAGGAGATGGAGTGCCAATACTCGCAGAAGACCGTGGATGTGGACGAGTGGGTGCCATGA